In uncultured Methanobrevibacter sp., a genomic segment contains:
- a CDS encoding tyrosine-type recombinase/integrase, whose amino-acid sequence MIATKELSSYLDEYLEEKQEIKNLTSETIKKQTFNINQFINYLENEGIEELDSENVKKQLRHYRRHCLRSRGNKRTTVKTYMMNILEFINSEEIQEEIQHDPIKMKDIIEVKVEDPETAKKRIEKISLNKQQSNFLLETIELNGNLRDYAICAMFLDSGVRLKELVGLNKTDVQVPLDENGFYILPKDRNSYIEVHLRAETTKGQSKDRTTFITYDTLASLNDMIRERITKLRKNTHNIYRPVIQRKKAEIEKTREELFINQKGKRIGKRAVQEVIKKYAKLSDERIVNENIDCPVNYSKNVSVHILRHTALSYYAEILTVAEVQSIAGHSNSQTTDKYIHVDREHIKQKLKLNNMKAM is encoded by the coding sequence ATGATTGCTACAAAAGAACTTTCAAGCTATTTAGATGAATATCTTGAAGAAAAACAAGAAATAAAAAACCTAACATCCGAAACAATCAAAAAACAAACATTTAATATAAATCAATTCATAAATTACCTTGAAAATGAAGGAATTGAAGAATTAGACAGTGAAAATGTTAAAAAACAACTAAGACACTATAGAAGACATTGCCTTAGAAGTAGAGGAAACAAAAGAACAACAGTAAAAACATACATGATGAATATTTTAGAATTCATCAACTCTGAAGAAATACAAGAAGAAATACAACATGATCCCATTAAAATGAAGGATATTATCGAAGTTAAAGTCGAAGATCCTGAAACTGCTAAAAAAAGAATTGAAAAAATAAGCTTAAATAAACAACAAAGCAATTTTTTACTAGAAACAATCGAATTAAACGGTAATTTAAGAGATTATGCAATTTGTGCTATGTTTCTTGATTCAGGAGTTAGGTTAAAAGAATTAGTTGGTCTTAATAAAACTGATGTTCAAGTTCCATTAGATGAAAATGGTTTTTATATTTTACCAAAAGATAGGAATAGCTATATAGAAGTTCATTTACGTGCAGAAACGACAAAAGGACAATCAAAAGATCGTACTACATTTATAACTTATGATACATTAGCTAGTCTTAATGATATGATTCGTGAACGTATAACAAAACTTAGAAAAAATACTCATAATATTTATAGGCCTGTTATTCAGCGAAAGAAAGCTGAAATTGAAAAAACTCGCGAAGAACTTTTCATAAATCAGAAAGGAAAACGTATTGGTAAACGTGCAGTCCAAGAAGTCATAAAAAAGTATGCTAAGTTAAGTGATGAACGAATAGTTAATGAAAACATAGATTGTCCTGTTAATTATAGTAAAAATGTTAGTGTTCATATTCTTAGACACACTGCATTAAGCTATTATGCTGAAATCCTAACAGTAGCTGAAGTTCAAAGCATAGCAGGACACAGTAATAGCCAAACTACAGATAAATATATTCATGTTGATCGTGAACATATTAAACAAAAATTAAAGCTAAATAATATGAAAGCTATGTAA
- a CDS encoding exodeoxyribonuclease VII large subunit: protein MGHSIDITLSDLASGKVAATPTKAAELVVPNKIEINEKLKNIETRLNDLINSKLDNLTHRINISKNNKTFKDLISKYKNHHTNLFLLKTTVDKSLNQLIQSNKLQFDGFNNSYVLNNPEYILDKKVGKINLFKNELYNNITSYIWACENKVNLCSENLKSLNLSESFELKNNFFRFN from the coding sequence ATTGGTCACTCAATAGATATAACACTTTCAGATTTGGCATCTGGTAAAGTTGCAGCAACACCAACAAAAGCGGCTGAATTAGTAGTTCCAAATAAAATTGAAATTAATGAAAAGCTAAAAAATATTGAAACAAGATTAAATGACCTGATAAATTCAAAATTAGATAATCTAACACATAGAATCAACATTTCCAAAAACAATAAAACATTTAAAGATCTTATATCTAAGTATAAAAATCATCATACAAATTTGTTTTTATTAAAAACAACTGTTGATAAATCTTTAAATCAGCTGATTCAGTCTAATAAACTGCAATTTGACGGATTTAATAATTCTTATGTTCTTAATAATCCTGAATATATCTTGGATAAAAAAGTCGGTAAAATTAATTTATTTAAAAATGAATTATACAATAACATTACCAGTTATATATGGGCATGTGAAAATAAAGTTAATTTATGCTCTGAAAACCTGAAATCTTTAAATTTATCTGAATCTTTTGAATTAAAAAACAATTTTTTTAGATTTAATTGA
- the xseB gene encoding exodeoxyribonuclease VII small subunit: MTKSFEEKLEELEKLVKQLESDNVPLKKAVELYTWANILLKECTELVLIIFCLFL, from the coding sequence ATGACTAAAAGTTTTGAAGAAAAGTTAGAAGAATTGGAAAAATTAGTTAAACAATTAGAATCAGACAATGTTCCGTTAAAAAAAGCTGTTGAGTTGTATACTTGGGCAAATATATTACTTAAAGAGTGTACTGAATTAGTTTTAATCATTTTCTGTTTATTTTTATAA
- a CDS encoding ATP-binding protein: MIKRELYLSKIRKFIDKEEIKAITGVRRCGKTCLLKQIIDELEKRGVNNENILYVSLESSKYDNIKDYVDLNEYIFKQTENLKGKIYLLFDEIQLVSNWEKSINAYRIDLNCDIYITGSNSKLLSGELATLISGRYIKIDLYPFSFNEILEYYKVSTGNLTKDNEKSIFNKYLKYGGLPRVLDFDDDEKIDYLTDIYSTIVLKDIIYRNNMRNIGFLERLIKFLITNTGQIFSVNSIKKYLKHENINVSTNTISTYLKHITEAYILLKAQREEIKTKKLLSVNEKYYCIDPGFYQLQAGVNKSRGQILENVVFLELIRRKYRVSVGNIGKQEIDFICRKHDKTIYIQVSESILDENTREREFNPLEKISDNYPKYVLTLDDWDYSKNGITHLNVIDFLKNENI; the protein is encoded by the coding sequence ATGATAAAAAGAGAATTATATTTGTCAAAAATACGTAAATTCATTGATAAAGAAGAAATTAAAGCTATAACTGGAGTTAGAAGATGTGGTAAAACTTGTTTACTTAAACAAATTATTGATGAACTTGAAAAACGTGGGGTAAATAATGAAAACATTCTATACGTATCATTAGAATCATCTAAATACGACAACATTAAAGATTATGTGGATTTAAATGAATATATATTTAAACAAACTGAAAATCTCAAAGGAAAAATATATTTACTTTTTGATGAAATCCAATTAGTTTCCAATTGGGAAAAAAGTATTAATGCATATAGAATTGATTTAAATTGTGATATTTACATTACAGGTTCAAATTCCAAATTATTATCTGGAGAATTAGCTACTTTAATTTCTGGCAGATATATCAAAATAGACTTATATCCATTTTCATTTAATGAAATATTGGAATATTACAAAGTATCTACTGGAAATTTAACAAAAGATAATGAAAAATCAATATTTAATAAATATCTTAAATATGGAGGACTTCCAAGAGTTCTTGATTTTGATGATGATGAAAAAATAGATTATTTAACAGATATCTATAGTACTATTGTTCTTAAAGATATAATTTATAGAAATAATATGCGAAATATTGGTTTTTTAGAAAGGCTAATAAAATTTTTAATAACAAACACAGGTCAGATATTTTCTGTTAACTCTATTAAAAAGTATTTGAAACATGAAAATATAAATGTCTCAACAAATACAATCAGTACATACTTAAAACATATTACTGAAGCTTATATTTTATTAAAAGCACAAAGAGAAGAAATAAAAACAAAAAAACTTCTTAGTGTTAATGAAAAATATTATTGTATTGATCCAGGATTTTATCAATTACAGGCTGGAGTTAATAAGTCAAGAGGACAAATATTGGAAAATGTAGTATTTTTAGAGTTAATCAGAAGAAAATATAGGGTTAGTGTTGGAAATATTGGAAAACAAGAAATTGATTTTATATGTAGAAAACATGATAAAACTATTTATATTCAAGTATCAGAGTCAATTTTAGATGAAAATACACGTGAAAGAGAATTTAATCCTTTAGAGAAAATATCTGACAATTATCCTAAATATGTATTAACATTAGATGACTGGGACTACTCTAAAAATGGAATAACTCATTTAAATGTAATTGATTTTTTAAAAAATGAAAATATATGA
- a CDS encoding ARPP-1 family domain-containing protein, which translates to MNLKHLSLAERQDYENMTVVPILSDTNTPFDVLDLKEGLKMGLVKIEEYSKSDIEQVKLKNNSISPLILLDGEEIAGSIQNRIISQTMIIPSKSEMKIPVNCSEKGRITYKSEFYYSNYIANSNTRRKKVYNKNKLRQDVVWSSIDDLEKDKNTCSKTNALRDSYKKNKYNIDSYLKHFTMENNQIGAIYIVENKVGIEIFNNHSLYEKYNEMLLRSYIIDNSNKEKINISNKELENILASINPNSFIKQEAVGLGKYYKISNSYGNGNILVYKNNMVHASFFKKIEKPAVNNRFVKNIQDTKQTVC; encoded by the coding sequence ATGAATTTAAAGCATTTGAGTTTGGCTGAAAGGCAAGATTACGAAAACATGACAGTAGTTCCTATTTTGAGTGATACCAATACTCCATTTGATGTTTTAGATTTAAAAGAAGGACTGAAAATGGGGCTTGTAAAGATTGAAGAATATAGTAAATCAGATATAGAACAAGTAAAATTAAAAAATAACTCCATATCTCCATTAATTTTACTTGATGGTGAAGAAATTGCAGGATCTATCCAGAACAGAATTATTTCACAAACAATGATAATACCTTCTAAAAGTGAAATGAAAATACCTGTAAACTGTTCTGAAAAAGGAAGAATCACGTATAAATCAGAGTTTTATTATTCAAATTACATAGCTAACTCAAATACCCGAAGAAAAAAAGTATACAATAAAAATAAACTTCGTCAAGATGTTGTATGGAGTTCTATTGATGATTTGGAAAAGGATAAAAACACCTGCTCAAAAACAAATGCACTTAGAGACAGCTATAAAAAAAACAAATACAATATTGACAGCTATTTAAAACACTTCACAATGGAAAATAATCAGATTGGAGCAATATACATTGTAGAAAACAAAGTAGGAATTGAAATATTTAATAATCATTCATTATATGAAAAGTATAATGAAATGTTACTTAGAAGTTACATTATTGATAATTCCAACAAAGAAAAAATAAATATTTCCAACAAAGAGCTTGAAAATATATTAGCCAGCATAAATCCTAATTCATTTATTAAACAAGAAGCTGTAGGTTTAGGAAAATATTATAAAATTTCCAATAGCTATGGTAATGGAAATATATTAGTTTATAAAAATAATATGGTACACGCCAGCTTCTTTAAAAAAATTGAAAAACCAGCAGTAAATAACAGATTTGTAAAAAATATACAAGATACTAAACAGACAGTATGTTAA
- a CDS encoding HIRAN domain-containing protein: MKDDMYITLIGMKHYFGIKPFKKDGIIKLIKEKDNNYDYEAIKVEMRHAGQVAYVSNSTNTVIRGTMSAGRIYDKILDEDYAQIKFYNNEITIAKILTPDEIDELKKDPENDLNFI; this comes from the coding sequence GTGAAAGATGATATGTATATTACTTTAATAGGTATGAAACATTATTTTGGAATAAAACCTTTTAAAAAAGATGGAATCATTAAATTAATAAAAGAAAAAGACAATAACTATGATTATGAAGCTATTAAAGTTGAAATGAGACATGCTGGACAAGTAGCATATGTATCAAACAGTACAAATACTGTAATTAGAGGAACAATGAGTGCTGGTAGAATTTATGATAAGATATTAGATGAAGATTATGCACAAATTAAATTCTACAACAATGAAATAACAATAGCTAAAATATTAACTCCTGATGAAATAGATGAATTAAAAAAAGACCCTGAAAATGATTTGAACTTTATATAA
- a CDS encoding nicotinate phosphoribosyltransferase → MIENNICLLTDSYKVTHHSFYPKNTEKIYSYLESRVGSEFNKTIFYGLQYIIKKYLKGEVVTQEKVNQANNLIEAHIGKDIFNYDDWMYIANELDGKLPIEIKAVNEGTPIEVGNVLMTVENTDKQCYWLPNYLESLLLQVWYPSTVATLSAEVRKLCNFYLQVTESSKENLDFMLHDFGYRGATSTESAKLCGSAHLLSFKGTDTIPALTIPENYYNDNNIYGFSVQATEHSVMTSLGEKGEIKQTINVIENAKDGVLSIVIDSYNYREFLKQASKKGNELNDKVNEFLEKTKGNKVVFRPDSGEPVSTTLDCLNILGEGFGTTETSNGYKIFAKNIGLLWGDGLNYHKIRDILFGMKSNGWAAQNIIFGMGGGLHSSITRDTQRNAFKCSAQLRNGTWYDIFKNPLDSSKKSKTGRFKLIKESNHFKTVTIANENKDYLKTVFKNGELIRQENFQDIKNRTLTYTRKR, encoded by the coding sequence ATGATTGAAAACAATATTTGTTTACTAACAGATAGTTACAAAGTTACACACCACTCATTTTACCCAAAAAATACTGAAAAAATATATTCATATTTGGAGAGTAGAGTAGGATCAGAGTTTAACAAAACTATCTTTTACGGCCTCCAATACATAATAAAAAAGTATTTAAAAGGGGAAGTTGTAACTCAAGAGAAAGTAAATCAAGCAAATAATCTAATTGAAGCACATATTGGTAAAGATATATTCAACTATGATGACTGGATGTATATAGCTAATGAACTTGATGGAAAATTACCAATAGAAATAAAAGCAGTAAATGAAGGAACACCAATAGAAGTGGGAAATGTTTTAATGACTGTTGAAAACACAGACAAACAATGTTATTGGTTACCAAATTACTTAGAATCATTATTATTACAGGTATGGTATCCATCAACAGTAGCCACATTGTCAGCAGAAGTAAGAAAACTTTGTAATTTCTATTTACAGGTAACTGAATCAAGTAAAGAAAACTTAGACTTTATGTTGCATGATTTTGGATATAGGGGAGCTACTTCAACAGAATCTGCAAAACTGTGTGGAAGTGCGCATCTTCTAAGTTTTAAAGGAACTGATACAATTCCAGCATTAACAATACCTGAAAATTACTACAATGATAATAATATTTATGGTTTTTCTGTACAAGCAACAGAACACAGTGTAATGACCTCTTTAGGTGAAAAAGGTGAAATAAAACAGACTATTAATGTTATTGAAAATGCGAAAGATGGAGTATTATCTATAGTAATTGATAGTTACAACTACAGAGAATTCTTAAAACAAGCCAGCAAAAAAGGAAATGAATTAAATGATAAAGTTAATGAATTTCTAGAAAAAACCAAAGGGAATAAAGTAGTATTTAGACCAGATAGTGGAGAACCAGTTTCAACAACTCTTGATTGTTTAAATATACTTGGGGAAGGTTTTGGAACTACTGAAACTTCTAATGGTTATAAAATTTTTGCAAAAAACATTGGGTTACTATGGGGAGATGGTTTAAACTATCATAAAATAAGAGATATATTATTCGGAATGAAATCAAATGGATGGGCAGCACAGAATATTATCTTTGGAATGGGTGGAGGATTACATTCATCAATAACTAGAGACACTCAAAGAAATGCATTTAAATGTTCAGCCCAACTAAGAAATGGAACCTGGTATGATATCTTTAAAAACCCCTTAGATAGTAGTAAAAAATCAAAAACTGGAAGATTTAAATTAATAAAAGAAAGTAATCATTTTAAAACAGTTACAATAGCTAATGAAAATAAAGATTACTTAAAGACTGTATTTAAAAATGGTGAATTAATCAGACAAGAAAATTTCCAAGATATTAAAAACAGGACACTAACTTACACAAGGAAGAGATAA
- a CDS encoding tetratricopeptide repeat protein: MNLIISTLIEANKLLNIKDYYKALDCFECVLNINPTNNLATLGKTICIYHLNLIGNHELITKYEEALDNYLKLVELYEHGKYKKTLKKCDELLKQNKNNFSVLAIKFSAQFELTQYNEALTTCDKLLELDPDDIIVIYAKATTLYKLNIYNEAIECYDKILNVTNNFDALFFKTASLLILSKYEEALKCCNNLLKLQPENSDANGLKQLIKYKIAQR; this comes from the coding sequence ATGAATTTAATAATATCCACATTAATTGAAGCAAACAAATTATTAAATATAAAAGATTATTATAAAGCACTTGATTGTTTTGAATGTGTATTAAATATAAATCCTACCAACAATTTAGCCACACTTGGAAAAACAATCTGTATATATCATCTAAATTTAATTGGAAACCATGAATTAATAACCAAATATGAAGAAGCATTAGATAATTATCTTAAACTTGTAGAGTTATATGAACATGGAAAATATAAAAAAACACTGAAAAAATGTGATGAATTGTTAAAACAAAACAAAAACAATTTTAGCGTATTAGCTATTAAATTCTCAGCCCAATTTGAACTCACCCAATATAATGAAGCATTAACAACATGTGATAAACTCTTAGAATTAGATCCAGATGACATAATAGTCATATATGCAAAAGCTACTACATTATATAAACTAAATATTTATAATGAAGCTATTGAGTGTTATGATAAAATATTAAATGTAACAAATAATTTTGATGCATTATTTTTTAAAACCGCATCTTTATTAATATTAAGTAAATATGAAGAAGCCTTAAAGTGTTGTAATAATTTATTAAAATTACAACCTGAAAATTCTGATGCAAATGGATTAAAACAATTAATTAAATATAAAATAGCTCAAAGATAG
- a CDS encoding lipopolysaccharide assembly protein LapB, whose product MKHELNQIKWENMDINELKEEIPIWCNLLKESPEDDRLRIITASLLYFTDEKEKSLKLLKKAPNDNNIRLKEMKAIVYMDLSYYNEALKIFNEILDVDYYNKSVLDLKIDCLYYLKRFEEVIKAANTYLEIFGNNIDILNTKKLGLIELNRKKEAKEVEDLILKIKPYNKFAVYIPKDEIDEVIPKEAYEKELKLCFDDLKRNPNDNIVLISIATFLYNLDDINGCIEYLDKINDDADSITKNAKAKMYMKLEKFEEALNVLNSSLKGDDHNIVTYISKTDCLLKLKQYEEVLKNVDIGLKIDNTNIQLWENKFFALIELNRVIEAKEVQDLIFDLEIAEDKVEGSLKKAINLYYSKDYRECLNLCYDILDIDKNNQEAAAMMIDVVYLLGDIDEVPKVLLRAINCNGGEILTKN is encoded by the coding sequence ATGAAACATGAATTAAATCAAATAAAATGGGAGAATATGGATATAAATGAATTAAAAGAAGAAATACCCATTTGGTGTAATCTTTTAAAAGAGTCTCCAGAAGACGATAGATTAAGGATTATCACTGCATCTTTATTATATTTCACTGATGAAAAAGAAAAGTCATTGAAATTATTAAAAAAAGCTCCAAATGATAATAATATCAGATTAAAAGAAATGAAAGCCATAGTTTATATGGATTTATCTTATTATAATGAGGCTTTAAAAATATTTAATGAAATATTGGATGTTGATTATTATAATAAAAGTGTTTTAGATTTAAAAATTGACTGTTTATATTATTTAAAAAGATTTGAAGAAGTAATCAAAGCAGCAAATACCTATTTGGAAATTTTTGGTAATAATATAGATATTTTAAATACAAAAAAATTAGGATTAATTGAACTTAATCGCAAAAAAGAAGCCAAAGAAGTTGAAGATTTAATCTTAAAAATAAAACCATATAATAAATTTGCAGTTTATATTCCAAAAGATGAAATTGATGAAGTAATTCCAAAAGAAGCATATGAAAAAGAATTAAAATTGTGTTTTGATGATTTAAAAAGAAATCCCAATGATAATATTGTTCTTATTTCAATAGCTACTTTTTTATACAATTTAGATGATATTAATGGTTGTATTGAGTATTTAGATAAAATTAATGATGATGCAGATAGTATCACAAAAAATGCTAAAGCTAAAATGTATATGAAACTTGAAAAATTTGAAGAAGCTTTAAATGTATTAAATAGCTCTTTAAAAGGAGATGATCATAATATTGTTACATATATCTCAAAAACAGATTGTTTACTTAAGTTAAAACAATATGAAGAAGTATTAAAAAACGTAGATATAGGATTAAAAATTGATAATACAAATATTCAATTATGGGAAAACAAGTTTTTTGCATTAATAGAATTAAATAGAGTAATTGAAGCAAAAGAAGTTCAAGATTTGATTTTTGATTTAGAAATAGCTGAAGATAAAGTTGAAGGTTCACTTAAAAAAGCAATTAATCTATATTATTCAAAAGATTATAGAGAATGTTTAAATCTTTGTTATGATATTTTAGATATTGATAAAAATAATCAAGAAGCAGCAGCTATGATGATCGATGTTGTTTATTTGTTAGGAGATATTGATGAAGTTCCAAAAGTTTTATTGAGAGCAATTAATTGTAATGGGGGTGAAATATTGACTAAAAATTAA
- a CDS encoding tetratricopeptide repeat protein — MDSYVNIRINGKNLENKNDIECAIMKFDEDLKKHPNDEAIIVGKSVLLYKLGKFNESLNCLNKIKSIKNTSVIELKAIILMGLNDYKQALDLLNEVLKLDKSNISALYYKTECLFQLKCFNEVIDTADVALKFDKNHQSILINKFCSLVELNRTKEALKIKEKILKLGIDDVISVK, encoded by the coding sequence ATGGACTCATATGTGAATATTAGAATAAATGGAAAAAATTTAGAAAATAAAAATGACATTGAATGTGCCATTATGAAATTTGATGAAGATTTAAAAAAACATCCTAACGATGAAGCAATAATTGTTGGAAAATCTGTTTTATTATATAAATTAGGGAAGTTTAATGAATCTTTAAATTGTTTAAATAAAATTAAAAGTATTAAAAATACATCAGTTATAGAACTAAAAGCAATAATTTTAATGGGATTAAATGATTATAAACAAGCACTTGATTTATTAAACGAAGTCTTGAAACTAGACAAATCAAATATTAGTGCATTATATTATAAAACTGAGTGTCTTTTTCAATTAAAATGTTTTAATGAAGTTATAGATACTGCAGATGTCGCTTTGAAATTTGATAAAAATCATCAATCTATTTTAATAAATAAATTCTGTTCTTTAGTAGAACTTAATCGTACAAAAGAAGCTTTAAAAATTAAAGAAAAAATTTTGAAATTAGGAATTGATGATGTTATAAGTGTAAAATAA